In Gossypium arboreum isolate Shixiya-1 chromosome 5, ASM2569848v2, whole genome shotgun sequence, a single genomic region encodes these proteins:
- the LOC108454596 gene encoding auxin-responsive protein IAA27: protein MSKPIEHDYIGLSEQQLPSMEKSSDKKDGLHLKDTELRLGLPGSESPEREDHDQNVLSLKSFVSGAKRGFSDALDGGGNWVFSGGSGGGTEGLFSPRRGGKNNGGKDLSGSDSGSVLKDGAARKPSVVQEKKPQVAATSSHGNGNIAPASKAQVVGWPPIRSFRKNTMASHPPKNDDGDGNAEAKLGSGCLYVKVSMDGAPYLRKVDLKIYGSYKELSSALEKMFSCFTIGQCGSHGVSGGDGLSESRLIDLLHGSEYVLTYEDKDGDWMLVGDVPWEMFTDSCKRLRIMKSTEAIGLAPRAMEKCKNRT from the exons ATGTCTAAGCCCATAGAGCATGATTACATAGGTTTATCAGAGCAGCAGCTCCCTTCAATGGAGAAAAGCTCTGATAAAAAGGATGGTTTACACTTGAAAGATACTGAGTTGAGACTCGGTTTACCCGGGTCCGAGTCACCGGAGAGGGAGGATCATGACCAAAACGTGCTTTCACTGAAGAGTTTTGTGTCAGGGGCAAAAAGAGGTTTTTCTGACGCACTCGATGGTGGCGGTAATTGGGTTTTCTCCGGCGGCAGTGGTGGAGGAACTGAAGGGTTGTTTTCTCCTAGACGTGGCGGTAAAAATAATGGAGGAAAAGATCTTTCTGGGTCGGATTCGGGTTCGGTTTTGAAAGATGGAGCAGCTCGGAAGCCATCGGTGGTTCAAGAGAAGAAGCCTCAGGTAGCTGCTACCAGTAGCCATGGAAATGGGAATATTGCTCCAGCTTCAAA GGCACAGGTAGTTGGATGGCCACCAATTCGGTCTTTCCGAAAGAATACGATGGCTTCTCACCCTCCGAAGAATGATGATGGTGATGGTAATGCAGAGGCCAAGTTAGGATCAGGATGTCTGTATGTCAAAGTTAGTATGGATGGTGCTCCATACCTGAGAAAAGTTGATCTCAAAATCTATGGCAGCTACAAAGAACTCTCCTCGGCACTGGAAAAGATGTTCAGTTGCTTCACAATTG GTCAGTGTGGTTCTCATGGAGTTTCTGGCGGTGATGGATTGTCTGAGAGCCGGTTAATCGATCTTCTGCACGGTTCCGAGTATGTACTCACCTATGAAGATAAAGACGGTGACTGGATGCTGGTGGGCGATGTTCCTTGGGA GATGTTTACCGACTCGTGTAAGAGATTGAGGATCATGAAGAGTACAGAGGCTATCGGCCTAG CTCCGAGGGCTATGGAGAAGTGCAAAAACCGTACCTAG
- the LOC108456495 gene encoding protein SPEAR3-like — MGSSYFGEPNVGNERGASSSSSSSSSSRKGKKGSNSEKPKQPQRGLGVAQLEKIRLQGPVGCTYHHHPSLHGRPFPSNFNQEDMRVQTLYSSMASSSSSTTSASYGFHPTMMKGLGEYDKRPNTRYGDFQSYTTTSWNADNGSSQHFAQPNLTRQLLNLHHVEDSPPKKSKKQGSDSLGSSSQNCESTQELDLELRLSL, encoded by the exons ATGGGTAGCAGCTATTTTGGAGAACCAAACGTGGGAAACGAAAGGGGAGCGTCGTCTTCGTCATCCTCGTCTTCTTCTTCAAGAAAAGGGAAGAAGGGTAGTAATTCAGAGAAGCCAAAGCAACCCCAAAGAGGGCTTGGTGTTGCTCAGCTGGAGAAGATCAGACTACAAGGCCCAGTGGGTTGTACTTACCACCACCATCCTTCTCTTCATGGTCGACCTTTCCCTTCAAATTTCAACCAG GAAGACATGAGAGTGCAAACACTTTATTCATCAATGGCGTCATCATCGTCATCAACTACCTCAGCTTCTTATGGTTTCCACCCCACCATGATG AAGGGGCTTGGGGAATATGATAAAAGACCGAACACCAGATATGGTGATTTCCAATCTTATACGACAACAAG TTGGAACGCCGACAATGGCAGCTCTCAACATTTTGCACAACCAAACCTGACCAGACAACTTCTAAACTTACATCATGTTGAG GATTCACCACcaaaaaagagcaagaaacaagGGAGCGATTCATTGGGATCCAGCAGTCAGAATTGTGAATCCACACAAGAGCTTGATTTGGAGCTCAGACTGTCATtgtaa
- the LOC108454630 gene encoding probable lactoylglutathione lyase, chloroplastic, with translation MVRRIIPMASSVRPSISSFIFSDGVATTRSGFSFPPLHLPRRLLFSQLGSAIPQLRFFGFKASELLNAERSRVGMPLIRNVVQASTAAAQEAAVEFVKKDKRRMLHVVYRVGDLDRTIKFYTGCLGMKLLRKRDIPEERYTNAFLGYGPEDSHFVIELTYNYGVDKYDIGTAFGHFGIGVEDVAKTVELIKIKGGKVTREPGPVKGGTTVIAFVEDPDGYKFELIERWPAPEPLCQVMLRVGDLDRSIKFYEKAFGMELLCTQDNPEYKYTIAMMGYGPEEKNAVLELTYNYGVTNYEKGNGYAQIAIGTDDVFNTAEAVRLFGGIVTQEPGPLPGINTKITACLDPDGWKTVFVDNIDFLKEME, from the exons ATGGTGAGGAGGATAATTCCCATGGCATCATCAGTACGACCTTCGATCTCGTCGTTTATCTTCTCTGATGGTGTTGCTACGACGCGTTCTGGTTTCTCTTTTCCTCCGCTTCACCTTCCTCGACGCCTCCTTTTCTCTCAGCTCGGCAGTG CTATTCCACAATTGCGATTCTTCGGTTTTAAAGCTTCCGAGCTGTTGAATGCTGAAAGAAGCAGGGTAGGGATGCCTCTTATAAGAAATGTGGTTCAGGCAAGCACGGCTGCCGCACAGGAAGCTGCCGTAGAGTTTGTTAAAAAGGATAAAAGAAGAATGCTCCATGTTGTTTATCGAGTTGGGGATTTAGACCGGACCATCAA ATTTTATACTGGATGCTTGGGAATGAAGCTGTTGAGAAAACGAGACATACCAGAGGAGAGATACACAAATGCCTTTCTTGGATATGGGCCTGAAGATTCTCACTTTGTTATTGAACTTACTTACA ATTACGGAGTTGACAAGTATGACATTGGAACTGCATTTGGTCATTTTGGGATAGGTGTTGAGGAT GTTGCCAAGACTGTGGAGCTTATAAAGATCAAGGGTGGAAAAGTAACCAGGGAACCTGGTCCAGTGAAAGGAGGTACTACTGTAATTGCATTTGTTGAGGATCCTGATGGTTACAAGTTTGAACTAATTGAAAGGTGGCCTGCTCCTGAACCTTTGTGCCAAGTAATGCTCCGTGTTGGTGATCTTGATCGTTCCATAAAATTTTATGAGAAG GCCTTTGGCATGGAGCTTCTTTGCACACAAGATAATCCAGAGTACAAG TATACAATAGCCATGATGGGCTATGGGCCTGAAGAAAAAAATGCTGTGCTTGAGTTAACATACAACTACGGGGTCACCAACTACGAGAAAGGAAATGGCTATGCTCAG ATTGCAATCGGCACAGATGATGTTTTCAACACTGCAGAGGCTGTTAGACTTTTTGGTGGAATAGTCACCCAGGAACCTGGACCTTTACCTGGTATTAACACCAAGATCACTGCATGCTTAGATCCTGATGGTTGGAAGACG GTTTTTGTTGATAATATTGATTTCCTCAAGGAAATGGAGTGA
- the LOC108457293 gene encoding ninja-family protein mc410-like: MEDDNGLELSLGLSCGASSAKAKGKISSSSDTRTDEGDRGVKIVDNFKNFLQAGNEKQDPGVGSQRSDPIKPSENFFNDLSKGNGEVEATVNLNGRGLWGTNSKRSAEIDEDKRSETGSKRKMLFNEINNPKKLEREAHHTDLHEKPKTSHISLTEDGSTAENEDVAESEVEGSTSRLVSHHDDGSKRFMGVSGSAEVPKEVKLGNLNYGNSFQVQSVNVMNAPFSLPMKDSNCVGIPSSSGHTMPGMMQMMPTGNSERSGTQSVNPGNLPVMFGYLPVQLPLLDKDNPWGMVSHPPQFQASYAGRSPPNADKQSDGLKISQASMHTIARNSSEAAQYDGRTFERVKGEGKQHGVEEGSSTRAEEDVKGSSMNLRANATSDRQTAEALTLDFPAIKHGIAPDLKFGGSGSFPNLPWVSTTGTGPHGRTISGVTYRFSANLIKIVCACHGTHMSPEEFVRHASEECTNPDNNNGLATFPGTNPAASSQS; this comes from the exons ATGGAGGACGATAACGGGCTTGAGCTTAGCTTGGGTCTATCTTGTGGTGCTTCATCTGCCAAAGCCAAAGGCAAGATTAGTAGCTCCTCCGATACTAGGACAGACGAAGGTGATAGAGGTGTCAAAATAGTGGATAACTTTAAAAACTTTCTTCAAGCTGGAAACGAGAAACAAGACCCCGGTGTGGGTTCTCAGAGAAGTGATCCTATAAAACCTTCGGAAAATTTCTTTAATGATCTCTCCAAGGGTAATGGTGAGGTAGAAGCTACTGTTAACTTGAATGGTAGAGGTCTTTGGGGTACAAACAGTAAAAGGTCTGCTGAAATTGATGAAGACAAGCGGTCCGAAACAGGTAGTAAACGTAAGATGTTGTTTAATGAGATAAACAATCCAAAGAAGCTCGAAAGAGAGGCTCATCACACTGATTTGCATGAAAAGCCCAAAACATCACATATCTCCCTAACGGAAGATGGCTCAACTGCTGAGAATGAAGACGTTGCCGAGTCTGAAGTTGAGGGTTCAACCTCGAGGTTGGTTTCACACCATGATGATGGATCCAAGCGATTTATGGGAGTTAGTGGTTCTGCTGAGGTGCCTAAGGAGGTTAAGCTGGGAAACTTGAATTATGGTAACTCATTCCAGGTTCAATCAGTCAATGTCATGAATGCACCTTTCTCATTGCCTATGAAGGATTCTAACTGTGTCGGGATCCCTAGTTCATCAGGTCATACAATGCCTGGCATGATGCAAATGATGCCTACCGGAAATAGTGAACGGTCTGGGACCCAGTCTGTGAATCCTGGAAACTTACCGGTTATGTTCGGGTACTTGCCTGTTCAACTTCCACTGTTGGATAAGGATAATCCCTGGGGTATGGTCTCTCACCCTCCGCAATTCCAGGCTTCATATGCTGGCAGAAGTCCACCTAATGCAGATAAGCAGAGTGATGGACTGAAAATATCACAAG CTTCCATGCATACAATTGCACGCAATTCCTCTGAGGCTGCACAATATGATGGCAGGACATTTGAAAGAGTGAAAGGTGAAGGTAAACAGCATGGTGTAGAGGAAGGCTCCTCTACCCGGGCAGAGGAAGATGTAAAAGGAAGCAGCATGAATCTCAGAGCAAATGCTACATCTGATCGACAAACTGCAGAAGCCTTAACTCTGGATTTTCCAGCCATAAAACACGGAATTGCTCCAGACCTGAAATTTGGTGGATCTGGTTCTTTTCCAAATTTACCATGGGTTTCAACCACAGGTACTGGTCCACACGGCAGAACTATTTCTGGTGTTACTTACAGATTCAGCGCAAATCTGATAAAAATCGTTTGTGCTTGCCATGGAACCCACATGTCCCCCGAAGAGTTTGTTCGTCATGCCAGTGAAGAGTGCACCAATCCTGATAATAACAACGGTTTGGCAACATTTCCAGGTACCAATCCTGCTGCCTCTAGTCAGAGCTGA
- the LOC108454567 gene encoding probable glycosyltransferase At3g07620, translating to MGVFALTLRFFHAEVRKLLLIIGLAVSSIILFQCFSFSYGKIFVPSPTSKSSIVKLVSNATTLNDSNMAELFINVVANDTNGSDSEEEARYKHNTLEANTGSDLSSEVNRYLDSSFSKFKDQNSHELKSKPRITQGKSLISGHIASTDDGSTKVMVEIAKNSEKMINGPKPTTDYGDVVPFISAIVAAKGLQNSNLSSGTSSSFLGANLSSPRNAKTSIGTQHTNFKPLQIESAISVSQMNSLLLQSIDSSRSPRPRRSSARDRELLSARQEIENARASRKVPLLHASVYQNISKFERSYEMMEQILKVYIYKEGVKPIFHQPKMRGIYASEGWFMKLMEGNKKFVVKDPRRAHLFYLPFSSNMLRSALNGQDFQHVKDLQKYLKDYVELIAGKYSFWNRTGGADHFLVACHDWAIKLTKNIRSIRALCNSNAAKGFEIGKDTTLPVTYIRSMEAPLENLGGKPPSERNLLAFFAGGMHGYLRPILLQYWQNKESDMKIFGPMPRDVEGKRKYREHMKSSKYCICAKGYEVHTPRVVESIYYECVPVIISDNYVPPFFEVLNWEAFAILVQEKDIPSLRNILLSIPEEKYLEMHARVKLVQRHFLWHKRPVKYDLFHMILHSVWYNRVFHIKTR from the exons ATGGGTGTTTTTGCCCTAACTCTGAGGTTCTTTCATGCTGAGGTCAGAAAGTTACTTTTGATCATTGGGTTGGCAGTTTCTTCCATAATCCTTTTTCAgtgtttttcattttcttatggGAAAATATTTGTTCCATCACCTACTAGTAAGAGTTCAATAGTTAAGCTGGTAAGCAATGCCACCACTTTAAATGATTCGAACATGGCTGAACTGTTTATTAATGTGGTGGCAAATGATACTAATGGCTCTGATTCTGAGGAAGAAGCTAGGTACAAGCACAACACGCTGGAAGCAAATACAGGTTCTGATTTGTCATCAGAAGTTAACAGATATCTTGATAGTTCTTTTAGTAAATTCAAGGATCAAAATTCTCATGAGCTGAAATCGAAGCCGAGGATAACTCAAGGTAAGAGTTTGATCTCTGGTCACATTGCTAGTACAGATGATGGTTCTACTAAGGTGATGGTGGAAATAGCAAAAAACAGTGAGAAGATGATCAATGGTCCAAAACCCACCACTGATTATGGTGATGTTGTGCCATTTATATCGGCTATAGTTGCTGCTAAAGGCCTGCAAAACTCAAACCTTAGTTCAGGGACTTCTAGCTCATTCTTGGGTGCCAACTTATCTTCACCGCGCAATGCCAAAACTTCTATTGGAACACAACATACGAATTTTAAACCATTGCAAATTGAATCAGCCATTTCTGTATCCCAGATGAATTCATTATTGCTTCAGAGTATTGATTCTTCTCGCTCTCCG AGGCCAAGACGATCTTCAGCACGTGACCGTGAACTTTTATCTGCAAGGCAAGAGATTGAAAATGCTCGTGCTTCAAGGAAGGTTCCACTGCTTCATGCATCTGTTTATCAGAATATTTCTAAGTTTGAGAG GAGTTATGAGATGATGGAACAAATACTCAAAGTTTACATATACAAAGAAGGAGTTAAGCCCATATTTCATCAACCAAAGATGAGAGGAATTTATGCTTCAGAAGGATGGTTTATGAAACTCATGGAAGGAAACAAAAAGTTCGTTGTGAAAGACCCGAGAAGAGCTCATTTGTTTTACTTACCCTTCAGTTCAAATATGCTAAGGAGTGCACTAAATGGACAAGATTTTCAACACGTCAAAGACCTACAGAAATACCTTAAGGATTATGTTGAGTTGATTGCTGGAAAATATAGCTTTTGGAACAGAACCGGAGGAGCTGATCATTTTCTAGTTGCCTGTCATGATTGG GCTATTAAATTGACAAAGAACATCAGAAGTATTAGAGCTCTTTGCAATTCCAATGCTGCCAAAGGCTTCGAAATAGGAAAGGATACCACTTTGCCAGTTACGTATATACGTTCCATGGAGGCTCCTTTGGAAAATCTTGGAGGAAAGCCTCCTTCAGAGAGGAACCTTCTGGCCTTCTTTGCAGGGGGGATGCATGGTTATCTTCGACCGATCTTACTACAGTATTGGCAGAATAAAGAATCTGATATGAAAATCTTTGGACCAATGCCTCGTGATGTTGAAGGTAAAAGAAAGTACAGGGAGCATATGAAGAGTAGTAAGTATTGCATATGTGCCAAGGGTTATGAAGTTCATACACCAAGAGTGGTTGAGTCGATTTACTATGAATGCGTGCCGGTTATCATATCAGATAACTACGTGCCACCATTTTTTGAGGTGTTGAATTGGGAAGCTTTTGCGATTTTAGTTCAAGAGAAAGATATCCCTAGTTTGAGGAACATATTGCTCTCCATCCCTGAGGAGAAATATTTGGAGATGCACGCGAGAGTGAAGCTAGTACAGCGGCATTTTCTTTGGCACAAAAGGCCCGTGAAATACGACTTATTTCATATGATCCTTC